A section of the Macadamia integrifolia cultivar HAES 741 chromosome 9, SCU_Mint_v3, whole genome shotgun sequence genome encodes:
- the LOC122088439 gene encoding transcription factor ORG2-like: MLALSSSLYSNYGSSWPLEEKNMSQAPFLNNNSGETEEALDSSSLQFPSLQTQHMEYFPSTDITNDPSFIKKLSHNASERDRRKKLNTLYASLRSILPGADQTRKLSIPSTISRVLKYIPELHNQVEKLKQRKQEILSTIHKNGDRTHIDNQSNRIVRRSLPIVSVSEIEERVVMIQICTSKNMRSSVSEILVNLEEEGLEVFNLSASGSSGEVVFYNLHLQIREKEGLNCELLSQKLLSMCEMGEDLLF; the protein is encoded by the exons ATGTTggccctctcttcttctttgtattcTAACTATGGCTCCTCATGGCCTTTGGAGGAAAAGAATATGAGCCAAGCCCCTTTCTTGAATAACAATTCTGGAGAAACAGAAGAAGCTTTGGATTCATCATCTCTACAATTCCCTTCATTGCAAACCCAACATATGGAGTATTTTCCTTCCACTGACATTACCAATGATCCATCCTTCATCAAGAAACTCAGCCATAATGCCAGCGAACGTGATCGCCGCAAGAAATTAAACACTCTCTATGCTTCTCTTAGATCAATACTTCCAGGGGCTGATCAAACG AGGAAACTAAGCATTCCATCGACGATTTCTCGTGTTCTAAAATACATACCTGAGCTGCATAACCAAGTTGAGAAGCTGAAACAGAGGAAGCAGGAAATCTTATCAACTATTCATAAGAATGGAGATCGAACCCACATCGATAATCAAAGTAATAGGATTGTTCGAAGATCATTACCAATTGTTTCGGTGAGTGAAATTGAAGAAAGAGTAGTAATGATTCAGATATGTACAAGTAAGAACATGAGAAGTTCAGTATCAGAGATTTTGGTTAATTTGGAAGAAGAGGGCCTTGAAGTGTTTAATCTTTCAGCTTCTGGTTCTTCAGGGGAGGTGGTGTTTTACAATCTTCATCTTCAG attagagaaaaagaagggttGAATTGCGAATTGTTGAGTCAGAAGCTGCTCTCAATGTGTGAAATGGGGGAAGATTTGTTGTTCTGA
- the LOC122089038 gene encoding transcription factor ORG2-like — MLTISPPLYSTLGWPTDDHIRQEQEQKNWIDNETSFDCNNRETEALDLCPPFHSLEQQIDLGDDSIPSSAINNDPGLIKKLSHNAGERDRRKKLNNLYSSLGSLLPGIDNTRKLSIPATISRVLKYIPELQKQVERLKQRKDEILASVYNRGNSKGPIDKQRNGIIKKSLPTVSVSQVDEGEVLIHICSCKNTRSPFSEILQNLEDEGLQVLNVFASVSSSSSSGEVLIYNLHLKMRENQRLDCNLLRQKLLSMCENKEELF; from the exons ATGTTAACCATATCTCCTCCCTTGTATTCAACCTTAGGATGGCCAACAGATGATCACATTAGACAAGAGCAGGAGCAGAAGAACTGGATAGACAATGAGACATCCTTCGACTGCAACAATAGAGAAACAGAGGCTTTGGACTTATGTCCCCCTTTCCATTCTTTGGAACAACAAATAGATCTTGGAGATGACTCCATTCCCTCAAGTGCGATTAACAATGATCCAGGCTTAATTAAGAAACTGAGCCACAATGCTGGTGAACGTGATCGCCGGAAGAAATTAAACAATCTCTATTCTTCTCTTGGATCACTACTTCCTGGAATCGATAATACG AGGAAATTAAGCATTCCAGCAACAATTTCGCGTGTTCTTAAATACATTCCTGAGCTGCAAAAACAAGTTGAGAGGCTAAAGCAGAGGAAGGATGAAATATTGGCAAGTGTATATAACAGAGGTAATAGCAAAGGTCCAATAGACAAACAAAGAAATGGGATTATCAAAAAATCACTACCAACTGTTTCAGTAAGCCAAGTTGATGAAGGAGAGGTTCTGATTCATATATGCTCATGCAAGAACACAAGAAGTCCATTCTCCGAGATTCTACAAAATTTAGAGGATGAAGGCCTTCAAGTCTTGAATGTGTTTGCTTCtgtctcatcatcatcatcatcagggGAGGTGCTCATTTACAATCTTCATCTTAAG ATGAGAGAAAACCAAAGACTGGACTGTAATTTATTGAGACAGAAGCTGCTATCAATGTGTGAGAACAAGGAAGAGCTCTTCTAA